A segment of the Pedobacter faecalis genome:
TCCGTCCTCAACGCCTCATCTTTAATCATCTGCACCCGGTTTACCAGCAATTGCTTATCTTCTTGTATATCGTCCGAATAGCCAAGCACAGCAGGCAGGTTCGTCTGAATGGTAAACCGCAGATACCGCATCTCCAGATCTTCCGGGTTACGGGCAATCGCTTCTTCAATCAAGTTTCTGCCCTTCTTAAACCAGGAAAGCTTACTTATCGGACTAAAAGCGTATTTCGCCTGAAGCATCTGTGCTGCACCCTTATAACACAACAAAACTGGTGTCCGGTCCACATCAGCATCGGTAAGCAGCTTAAGCAGCTTGTCGGCCGACTTCCGGTTTACCGCCGCCTGGTTATATAAAGAACGAACCTCGGCCGGTTTAGGTACACCGCTCAACGTAAAACCGGAACATAAAAACAGCAGGCCCAGCAACAGTACCCTCATATCGCATTCATCTTATATCGGATCATCGAATCGCACATCAGGCCAAACTTCTGACGGTTCGATATCCTGATCCGCTCCGACATCACCTTCTCTGCCGTGCAGCGTTTTATCTTGTTAAACAGTTCCTTATAATAAATATAGGCCAGATACACACCTCGTCTTGCACCCGCAGGCAATTTCTTGATCCCTGCCAGCGCCTCCTTAAACTCCCCCTCTATGTCGGCCTCAATCAATTTCTTTTCATCGTTAGAGAAGCGCGACAGGTTCACCTCCGGAAAATAATTCCGGCTCAGCGTATAGTAATCGGCCTGCACATCCCGCAAAAAATTAACCTTCTGGAAAGCGGAACCAAGCTTCATGGCCGGTTCCTTAAGCGCCTGATATTGCGCATCATTACCCTCCGTAAACACCCGCAGACACATCAAACCCACCACCTGGGCAGAACCCAGAATATACTGATCGTATTTCTCAGAATTATAGTCCTGCTTGCTCAGATCCATCTCCATACTCTGCAAAAATAAGTCAATCAGTTCTCTTTCTATGCCATAATTGTTCACCACCTCCTGAAAAGCATGCAATACAGGGTTCAGACTGATCCCCATATCAATCGCCTCATAACAATCCTGCCTAAACTTGTTCAGCAGGTAAGCCTTGTCGTAGTCGTGGAAACTGTCAACAATCTCATCCGCCAGCCTCACAAAACCATAAATACCATA
Coding sequences within it:
- a CDS encoding phytoene/squalene synthase family protein, which translates into the protein MKALYDKLSAECSKLTTRRYSTSFSLGIYFLNRHLRAPIYGIYGFVRLADEIVDSFHDYDKAYLLNKFRQDCYEAIDMGISLNPVLHAFQEVVNNYGIERELIDLFLQSMEMDLSKQDYNSEKYDQYILGSAQVVGLMCLRVFTEGNDAQYQALKEPAMKLGSAFQKVNFLRDVQADYYTLSRNYFPEVNLSRFSNDEKKLIEADIEGEFKEALAGIKKLPAGARRGVYLAYIYYKELFNKIKRCTAEKVMSERIRISNRQKFGLMCDSMIRYKMNAI